In Labilibaculum sp. DW002, one DNA window encodes the following:
- a CDS encoding GTP-binding protein, with product MNLVTVSGPPSSGKTAVILKTIDSVQKRGLKVGVVKFDCLYTDDDILYEKAGVKVKKGLSGSLCPDHYFVSNIEEVTQWGLKEGLDLLITESAGLCNRCSPYIKTVTAVCVIDNLSGINTPKKIGPMLKTADIVIITKGDIVSQAEREVFASRVNTVNPGATIMHVNGLTGQGAYELSTLLYDDKVEVKTLVGEKLRFSMPSALCSYCLGETRIGESYQMGNVRKIDMSDKKDEK from the coding sequence ATGAATTTAGTTACAGTATCAGGACCTCCTTCATCAGGAAAAACAGCCGTTATTTTAAAGACTATTGACTCCGTTCAAAAGCGTGGTTTAAAGGTTGGAGTTGTCAAATTCGACTGTTTGTATACCGATGACGATATACTATACGAAAAAGCAGGAGTAAAAGTTAAGAAAGGACTTTCGGGTTCGCTTTGTCCGGATCATTATTTTGTAAGTAATATTGAGGAAGTAACACAGTGGGGATTGAAAGAGGGATTGGATTTGTTAATTACAGAATCGGCAGGTTTGTGTAACCGTTGTTCTCCATACATCAAAACTGTTACTGCTGTTTGTGTAATAGATAATTTAAGTGGTATTAATACGCCAAAGAAGATTGGACCCATGCTAAAAACGGCTGATATTGTTATCATCACAAAAGGCGATATCGTTTCTCAGGCTGAGCGTGAAGTGTTTGCTTCAAGAGTAAATACGGTGAATCCAGGAGCGACGATTATGCACGTAAATGGTTTAACGGGGCAGGGAGCTTATGAGTTAAGTACTCTTTTATATGATGATAAAGTTGAAGTGAAAACACTTGTTGGTGAGAAGTTGAGATTTTCAATGCCATCGGCTCTTTGCTCATATTGTTTGGGTGAAACCCGAATTGGTGAATCTTACCAAATGGGTAATGTTCGAAAGATTGACATGAGTGATAAGAAGGACGAAAAGTAG